A genomic window from Silene latifolia isolate original U9 population chromosome 11, ASM4854445v1, whole genome shotgun sequence includes:
- the LOC141611645 gene encoding uncharacterized protein LOC141611645, whose translation MSPKKVSDQSFLFVLLLSLTLSSSFSFSSAEYDSVYDLLKAYSLPKGIIPKGVAKNDFSFDPTSGKLEINFSFLEPNHACTVTRTQYILSYIPVYNRVELQPTISATVKHQGLVDIKGITATVKIAGVPVIYNVQIVKLEVSNDGKTLRFVSSIPYVQSPEFPITEEFDVPQTCEADLTVSPINMMPLLGGIMVNQNQGDNADNPLFLYKGAFLRRA comes from the coding sequence ATGTCACCAAAGAAAGTCTCTGATCAGTCTTTTCTCTTTGTTCTCCTACTCTCTCTCACTTTATCATCGTCCTTTTCCTTTTCCTCTGCCGAATACGACTCAGTTTATGACCTCCTCAAAGCTTATAGCCTCCCTAAAGGGATCATCCCTAAGGGGGTAGCTAAAAATGACTTCAGTTTCGACCCGACCTCTGGCAAACTTGAAATTAATTTCTCCTTTTTGGAACCCAATCACGCTTGCACGGTTACTAGAACACAATATATTCTCTCATATATCCCTGTTTACAACAGAGTTGAGTTGCAACCCACCATTTCCGCCACTGTAAAACACCAAGGCCTTGTCGACATCAAGGGTATCACCGCCACCGTCAAAATAGCTGGCGTACCTGTAATTTATAACGTCCAAATTGTCAAACTCGAAGTTTCAAATGATGGTAAAACACTTCGCTTCGTATCTTCGATTCCATATGTGCAAAGTCCGGAATTTCCTATCACCGAGGAGTTCGATGTTCCTCAAACCTGTGAGGCAGATCTCACCGTCTCACCCATAAATATGATGCCTTTGTTGGGTGGGATTATGGTGAATCAGAACCAAGGTGATAATGCTGATaatcctttgttcttgtacaaaggagCGTTTCTTCGTCGTGCTTGA
- the LOC141611647 gene encoding uncharacterized protein LOC141611647 → MSAKKVSLSFLFVLLLSLTLCFSSAEYDSVYDLLKAYGLPQGIIPKGVAKNDFTFDPNSGKLQINFPFLEPNHACTITRTQYVLSYIPVYNKVDLQPTISATVSHQGLVDVKGITVTVKIAGVLVLSNVQIVKMEVSNDGKTLRFVSSIPYVQSPEFPITEDFQVPRTCEADLTVSPINMMPLLGGIMVNENQGDNADNPVFFYKGAFVRRA, encoded by the coding sequence ATGTCAGCAAAAAAAGTATCTCTGTCTTTTCTCTTTGTTCTCCTACTCTCTCTCACATTATGCTTTTCCTCTGCCGAATACGACTCAGTTTATGACCTCCTCAAAGCTTATGGTCTCCCTCAAGGGATCATCCCTAAGGGGGTAGCTAAAAATGACTTCACTTTCGACCCCAACTCCGGCAAACTTCAAATTAATTTCCCATTTTTGGAACCCAATCACGCTTGCACGATTACTAGAACACAATATGTTCTCTCCTATATTCCTGTTTACAACAAAGTTGACTTGCAACCCACCATTTCCGCCACCGTAAGCCACCAAGGCCTTGTTGACGTCAAGGGTATCACCGTCACCGTCAAAATTGCTGGTGTACTTGTATTATCTAACGTCCAAATTGTCAAAATGGAAGTTTCAAATGATGGTAAAACACTTCGCTTCGTATCTTCGATTCCATATGTGCAAAGTCCGGAATTTCCCATCACCGAGGACTTCCAAGTTCCTCGAACCTGTGAGGCTGATCTCACCGTCTCACCTATAAATATGATGCCTTTGTTGGGTGGGATTATGGTGAATGAGAACCAAGGTGATAATGCTGATAATCCTGTCTTCTTTTACAAAGGAGCGTTTGTTCGTCGTGCTTGA